One Bdellovibrio bacteriovorus str. Tiberius DNA segment encodes these proteins:
- a CDS encoding VWA domain-containing protein has product MKSSIKALSLLMAFAMVTACGNESTKLVPRAKINKEEVSEKPADFAIFNPKVDILFVIDNSGSMDGAQNNLSRNAAAFADGISKVSILDYHIGVLTTDMSCSYTNKPNACGKLVGIPSFVQNTTPDLVSTLARKIMVGTDGDYNEMMFSPVISALSPPLETGINAGFYRQDAFLAVIFITDAKEQSTFSPKDFQQFLNTKKGDPNKVLAYGAINKLAEQQICRSSEDLDGKLEEFLGSVVNGDKAQTNVLSLCAPDYGVKLAEFARDIVRRTAGTVKLSRTPNEKTIVVKYGTQVIPNSVTEGWVYEPATRSILLAEGIKWDYQGPGVGLSIDFEAIDIE; this is encoded by the coding sequence ATGAAGTCTTCAATCAAGGCTTTGAGCCTGCTGATGGCTTTTGCAATGGTAACAGCTTGTGGAAACGAATCCACGAAGCTGGTGCCCAGGGCCAAAATCAACAAAGAGGAAGTCTCTGAAAAACCGGCGGACTTTGCGATCTTCAATCCGAAGGTTGATATTCTGTTTGTCATTGATAACTCCGGCAGTATGGACGGGGCTCAGAATAACTTAAGCCGAAATGCCGCAGCCTTTGCTGATGGTATTTCCAAGGTGTCCATCCTGGATTACCACATCGGTGTTCTGACGACAGACATGTCCTGCAGTTATACCAATAAGCCCAATGCCTGCGGCAAACTGGTGGGGATTCCGTCCTTCGTGCAAAACACGACGCCGGACCTTGTCAGCACGCTGGCGCGCAAAATCATGGTGGGTACAGACGGGGATTATAACGAGATGATGTTCTCGCCGGTGATCTCGGCCTTGAGCCCGCCACTTGAGACCGGCATCAATGCGGGTTTCTATCGTCAGGACGCTTTCCTTGCGGTGATCTTTATCACGGATGCGAAAGAACAGTCGACGTTCTCGCCGAAGGACTTCCAGCAGTTCCTGAACACCAAGAAGGGTGATCCGAACAAAGTTCTTGCTTACGGTGCTATCAACAAACTGGCTGAACAACAGATCTGTCGTTCCAGCGAGGATCTTGACGGGAAACTTGAAGAATTCCTGGGTTCAGTTGTGAACGGCGATAAAGCGCAAACCAATGTTCTGAGTCTTTGTGCTCCGGACTATGGTGTGAAACTGGCGGAATTCGCCCGTGATATCGTTCGCCGTACAGCGGGCACTGTGAAGCTAAGCCGCACGCCGAATGAAAAAACCATCGTGGTGAAATACGGGACTCAAGTGATTCCAAACAGTGTGACGGAAGGTTGGGTTTACGAACCTGCGACTCGTTCCATTTTACTGGCTGAAGGTATCAAATGGGACTATCAGGGGCCGGGCGTTGGCTTGTCGATTGATTTCGAAGCTATCGACATTGAATAG
- a CDS encoding tetratricopeptide repeat protein, whose product MMLIKSLTVASLLVGVNSVALAEDDLMSILEGKTSTAQAQFVESEEVAKLKKAVNPSSAEQNIFFQFLVEKNYEKALFQWSQAFNQSAFQMTETGKALEAFLNYKNGLKLTGVENLLAISNPEKIDATVISLWKENLNDKDPVWGMAQVTWNPYWTQVFGQAAEMAVVLQKSYVTEDIAALTELIKKTPVDSKERNILQWQLVLNLGIKGDSSKAAQVLAHLMKAKNNPIDKDLMTLTAGRLLYQNGFLDASLKYYEKITKKSDYWFQAQEEMAWAYMRKGEPQNAMALTKTLTYPHFKGWVGIESYLLNSFTSLKVCDYTGVLATMKSIKGQFGEHLIALEKLSADPHQPAVANLMKALAQGPVGTAKLGKDAHLLPSVASRDEVLNLLVKRHQYMNQEADLAEKLYARSLTFGNLQGQFETLKNQVKTRADMTQGAGYQRVQELAKAELEDSKQVMQRLRIVEVEMIQQVDSASKFIKHAGAVETKKGSTGASGKYAMSFSNDKEIWFDELSNFKVDVKKGCAKDSVKE is encoded by the coding sequence ATGATGTTGATTAAATCCCTGACAGTGGCTTCTTTGCTGGTGGGTGTGAACAGCGTCGCTCTTGCTGAAGACGACCTGATGAGCATCCTTGAAGGCAAAACAAGCACTGCCCAAGCTCAGTTCGTGGAAAGCGAAGAAGTGGCCAAGCTGAAAAAAGCGGTGAACCCGTCTTCAGCTGAGCAGAACATCTTCTTCCAGTTCCTGGTTGAAAAGAATTATGAAAAAGCCCTGTTCCAGTGGAGCCAGGCTTTCAATCAGTCCGCTTTCCAGATGACGGAAACAGGCAAGGCGCTTGAAGCTTTCCTGAACTACAAAAACGGTCTGAAGCTGACAGGCGTGGAAAACCTTTTGGCAATTTCCAATCCTGAAAAGATTGATGCCACCGTGATCAGTCTTTGGAAAGAAAATCTGAACGACAAGGATCCGGTCTGGGGCATGGCTCAGGTGACGTGGAACCCTTATTGGACTCAAGTTTTCGGTCAGGCGGCGGAAATGGCTGTGGTTCTGCAAAAAAGCTATGTCACCGAAGACATCGCAGCTTTGACAGAGCTGATCAAGAAGACCCCGGTTGATTCCAAGGAAAGAAACATCCTGCAATGGCAGCTGGTTTTGAATCTTGGGATCAAAGGGGACTCTTCCAAGGCCGCACAGGTTCTGGCACATTTGATGAAAGCCAAAAACAACCCGATCGACAAGGATCTGATGACCCTGACGGCGGGCCGTTTGCTTTATCAAAACGGATTCCTGGATGCATCTTTGAAGTACTACGAAAAGATCACCAAGAAATCGGATTACTGGTTCCAGGCACAGGAAGAAATGGCCTGGGCTTACATGAGAAAAGGCGAGCCGCAAAACGCAATGGCTTTGACCAAGACTTTGACTTACCCGCACTTCAAAGGCTGGGTGGGTATTGAGTCTTACCTGCTGAACTCTTTCACCAGTCTGAAGGTGTGTGACTATACGGGCGTTCTGGCGACAATGAAGTCCATCAAAGGTCAGTTCGGCGAACACCTGATCGCACTTGAAAAACTAAGTGCCGATCCTCATCAACCGGCTGTGGCAAACCTGATGAAGGCTTTGGCGCAAGGTCCGGTGGGTACAGCGAAACTGGGTAAAGACGCTCATCTTTTGCCATCAGTGGCATCGCGCGATGAGGTTTTGAACCTTTTGGTGAAAAGACATCAGTACATGAATCAAGAGGCGGATCTGGCGGAAAAGCTGTATGCGCGTTCTTTGACCTTCGGAAATCTGCAAGGTCAGTTTGAAACCCTGAAAAATCAGGTAAAAACCCGTGCAGACATGACCCAGGGTGCGGGTTATCAGCGCGTGCAGGAACTGGCTAAAGCCGAGCTTGAAGATTCCAAACAAGTGATGCAGCGTCTGCGCATTGTGGAAGTTGAGATGATCCAGCAGGTGGATTCTGCCAGCAAGTTCATCAAACACGCCGGTGCAGTTGAAACCAAAAAAGGTTCCACTGGTGCTTCTGGCAAGTACGCGATGAGCTTCTCCAACGACAAGGAAATCTGGTTCGACGAACTTTCCAATTTCAAAGTCGACGTGAAAAAGGGCTGTGCTAAAGACAGCGTGAAGGAGTAA
- a CDS encoding outer membrane beta-barrel domain-containing protein, with protein MKSVSIIFALLLSSVSYAQVEQEVDSFGGNEALYMKAKALNPEVENEVVQNRFINRTKRVELAPEFSGVFGGDSYNKTNNVGLNAHYHINPSWSVGVKYNYSFNTLTPEGKAMVSKADQAAAANPKDPQYLFPQVVYPKSETLGLVNWYPVVGKLSFGRLGVAHFDTYLTAGYGQMELSTGTSPAATLGVGFGFWLSNNLTTRIEYRAQQYKAEYYDKTENMMTNVASVQMGWML; from the coding sequence ATGAAATCAGTAAGCATTATCTTTGCTCTTCTTTTGTCTTCTGTTTCCTATGCTCAGGTCGAGCAGGAAGTGGATTCTTTTGGTGGCAACGAGGCTTTGTACATGAAAGCCAAAGCCCTGAACCCGGAAGTTGAAAATGAAGTGGTGCAAAACCGTTTCATCAACCGCACCAAGCGTGTGGAACTGGCGCCGGAGTTTTCCGGAGTGTTCGGCGGGGATTCTTACAATAAAACCAACAACGTGGGTCTGAACGCTCACTACCACATCAATCCAAGCTGGAGTGTGGGTGTGAAATACAACTATTCCTTCAACACTCTGACTCCGGAAGGCAAGGCGATGGTTTCCAAAGCCGACCAGGCGGCGGCAGCCAACCCGAAGGATCCACAATACCTGTTCCCTCAGGTTGTTTATCCAAAGTCTGAAACGCTGGGTCTTGTGAACTGGTATCCGGTTGTGGGGAAGCTGAGCTTCGGAAGATTGGGTGTGGCGCACTTCGACACCTACCTGACTGCGGGTTATGGCCAGATGGAGCTTTCCACCGGAACTTCTCCAGCGGCGACTTTGGGTGTGGGCTTCGGCTTCTGGCTGAGCAACAACCTGACGACTCGTATCGAGTACCGTGCTCAACAGTACAAAGCTGAGTACTACGACAAAACAGAAAACATGATGACAAACGTTGCCTCTGTGCAAATGGGTTGGATGCTATGA
- a CDS encoding AgmX/PglI C-terminal domain-containing protein has product MSLRLVIEDNLGNVTRQIPVTEKKAQVIQRFDTKRLEVVTNTAALDKNKIKFSVIADLDFDEMKDKKVQLGKFGSMRLVKEVKAVPADLLVRTDDKKDLKASVMMAIAILLLLLSIFKLAPKENAKVTEQLKQEVVKIVQAKEQHKRTVAPTTNMMADPTATKMPVKRAELVKRSGALSALGSLRSGKQRGGLNLGAVNTTAGVGLGGTGGSGGVQTSLYGKGITSAPLGPGANIAGGGGYGTKGKGGGQAGYGSLSLVGSAGGAPVPLGAEAEVAQGLDRSAIDEVIRRNLGQVRFCYEQALQGTPSLSGRVAMGFTIGGNGLVKSASVESSSMANKGVEDCITMRLKTWKFPLPQGGVDVKVTYPFVLRRQGQG; this is encoded by the coding sequence ATGAGTTTAAGACTGGTAATTGAAGACAATTTGGGCAATGTGACCCGCCAGATTCCGGTGACGGAGAAAAAAGCGCAGGTGATTCAGCGCTTTGACACCAAACGCCTGGAAGTTGTGACCAACACAGCGGCTCTGGATAAAAACAAAATCAAGTTCTCGGTCATCGCCGACCTTGATTTTGATGAAATGAAAGACAAGAAGGTCCAGCTGGGCAAATTCGGTTCGATGCGCCTGGTGAAGGAAGTCAAAGCCGTTCCCGCGGATCTGCTGGTTCGCACTGACGACAAAAAAGATCTGAAAGCTTCCGTGATGATGGCGATTGCCATCTTGTTGTTGCTTCTTTCCATCTTCAAGCTGGCTCCGAAAGAAAACGCGAAGGTGACTGAACAGCTAAAGCAGGAAGTCGTGAAGATCGTTCAGGCCAAAGAACAGCACAAACGCACTGTGGCTCCGACCACGAATATGATGGCGGATCCAACGGCAACCAAGATGCCGGTAAAACGTGCGGAACTGGTGAAGCGTTCCGGTGCTTTGTCTGCCTTGGGCAGCCTTCGTTCCGGCAAGCAGCGTGGCGGTTTGAATCTGGGTGCAGTCAACACCACAGCCGGTGTCGGCTTGGGTGGCACTGGCGGCAGCGGTGGTGTGCAGACGTCTTTGTACGGCAAAGGCATCACGTCGGCTCCGTTGGGCCCTGGAGCTAACATTGCCGGTGGTGGCGGTTACGGCACCAAAGGTAAAGGCGGCGGTCAGGCTGGTTACGGCAGCTTGTCTCTGGTGGGATCTGCGGGCGGTGCTCCGGTTCCATTGGGTGCCGAAGCTGAAGTGGCACAAGGTCTGGATCGTTCTGCGATTGATGAAGTCATCCGTCGCAACCTGGGGCAGGTTCGTTTCTGTTACGAGCAGGCCCTGCAGGGGACTCCAAGCTTAAGTGGTCGTGTGGCGATGGGCTTTACCATCGGCGGCAACGGTTTGGTGAAGTCCGCGTCTGTGGAAAGCTCTTCCATGGCGAATAAAGGTGTTGAAGATTGTATTACCATGCGTTTGAAAACCTGGAAGTTCCCACTGCCTCAAGGGGGCGTGGATGTAAAAGTAACTTATCCATTTGTTTTGCGCAGACAAGGTCAGGGGTAA
- a CDS encoding tetratricopeptide repeat protein: MKKGLLIFSMTVGVAAAPHAMASGSTQDLLIQKLTQVQLGLAPADPARAAVLLRLADLHAERSRQLSMKELADGCTVCTAGGKDRDKALTYYTEALAKVPPTSVAKVHLQMGHLYELQGRNDLAEKSYQAMLANAGMTTAIEMAEANLSLAEMAFRQSDFAKAAGLYDKVLATEGASSQGLAAYRRAWCSFRQGNMDASIAQLQVILKNPKLQSRMAASRGVADVQFLEEVSRDMATFMAARGIKDGDAETLYSLSPEQFKLQQVTMLAREGLRLGQKDQALKTWDYVYQKQSDPKMRLEAQVRMAQLNFDLKNTSAAAKSYQTALGLWGATDCTAATCEESAKGLRQFIVGWNRLENSKPSAELLTAYQEYFQVFAEDEDMYVWGAQAAATAGSYAQAAQWTALANKVILAKYNVEKDAAAKKSQAEKLEKNLLLGIENAEKSKDASLLVAAQDGYLQNSVLKQKSFDVQYQKTYAIYQKGDYAVAADQLKQLALNTQGSAAIRTQAAELSLDALALLKDDARIMAWSAEYAGKFADKKADFQQIQQKSILTQSAKLAENQPEQALAALGSFHAASASAEDRKVYLKNKILLSEKLNKITEARVAIEDLLREKTLTAEEREFALGRKVWFAELELDFATALKTAEQMNFAGLSADDKVLKLAMYSELADKDPQQYYSQYLKQSKDDSKKPLIASQLIRLSKNPVKDLETYKLYFKSNNGLYARAALEVYGRTKDRKALDLALKEKGASKQDAFVMIEKIVFLADLKALSAPLAAHTVDTKNQNTIALGLKARVKLLEKAEALANRAINTGDWSSQLLALDMVAKENTRFYNEALSLPMPAGLTPEQENEYLTILSQQVAPNQNTAMMAETKVKEFWAQSGSLESYKAFATQNSEWAQYTSQEVEAVAAIAPEAQKATWTAAVAQIKAEESAQTKPTLVELEKARTNLKQNPFVASAIEEALVLEKKAQRKSMVEYLEGRLATLAKKDTEVKEKQQ, translated from the coding sequence ATGAAAAAAGGACTTTTAATTTTCTCCATGACTGTTGGGGTGGCTGCGGCCCCTCACGCCATGGCCTCGGGGTCGACTCAAGACCTTCTGATCCAAAAACTGACTCAAGTGCAATTGGGCTTGGCGCCGGCAGATCCGGCCCGGGCCGCTGTGCTTTTGCGCCTGGCCGATCTTCACGCTGAACGCAGTCGCCAGCTTTCCATGAAGGAACTTGCTGACGGCTGCACGGTTTGTACCGCCGGTGGCAAAGACCGTGATAAAGCACTGACTTATTATACAGAAGCACTTGCCAAAGTTCCTCCCACTTCCGTGGCGAAGGTTCACTTGCAAATGGGCCACCTGTACGAGCTTCAAGGCCGTAATGACCTTGCGGAAAAAAGCTATCAGGCCATGCTTGCCAATGCTGGCATGACCACGGCAATTGAGATGGCTGAAGCCAATCTGTCTTTGGCGGAAATGGCTTTCCGTCAGTCTGACTTTGCAAAAGCTGCGGGTTTGTATGACAAGGTTCTGGCAACTGAAGGGGCGAGCTCTCAAGGTTTGGCGGCATACCGCCGTGCCTGGTGCTCTTTCCGTCAGGGGAACATGGATGCTTCTATCGCTCAGCTTCAGGTTATTCTGAAGAATCCGAAATTGCAGTCCCGCATGGCGGCTTCCCGTGGTGTGGCTGATGTGCAGTTCCTGGAAGAAGTTTCCCGCGATATGGCGACCTTCATGGCCGCGCGCGGAATCAAGGACGGCGATGCAGAAACTCTGTACAGCCTTTCTCCGGAACAGTTCAAGCTGCAACAGGTGACGATGCTGGCCCGCGAAGGCTTGCGTCTGGGACAAAAAGACCAGGCTTTGAAAACCTGGGACTATGTTTACCAAAAACAAAGCGATCCAAAAATGCGTCTGGAAGCCCAGGTGCGTATGGCGCAGTTGAACTTCGATCTTAAAAACACTTCAGCTGCGGCAAAATCCTATCAGACGGCTTTGGGCCTTTGGGGCGCTACTGATTGTACGGCTGCGACCTGCGAAGAATCAGCCAAAGGTCTTCGTCAATTCATCGTGGGCTGGAACCGTCTGGAAAACAGCAAGCCAAGTGCAGAGCTTTTGACGGCGTACCAGGAATATTTCCAGGTGTTTGCTGAAGATGAAGACATGTATGTTTGGGGTGCTCAGGCCGCGGCGACAGCAGGCAGCTATGCCCAGGCGGCGCAGTGGACTGCATTGGCGAACAAAGTGATCCTGGCTAAATACAATGTTGAAAAAGATGCGGCAGCTAAAAAATCCCAAGCTGAAAAGCTTGAGAAGAACCTGCTTTTGGGCATCGAAAATGCTGAAAAATCCAAAGATGCAAGTCTGTTGGTTGCGGCTCAGGATGGCTATCTTCAGAACTCGGTTCTGAAACAGAAGTCCTTCGATGTTCAATATCAGAAGACCTATGCGATCTATCAGAAAGGCGACTATGCCGTTGCGGCGGACCAGTTGAAACAACTGGCTTTGAACACGCAAGGCAGTGCTGCGATTCGTACACAAGCTGCGGAACTTTCTCTGGATGCTTTGGCATTGCTGAAAGACGACGCTCGCATTATGGCATGGTCCGCAGAATACGCGGGCAAGTTTGCTGATAAAAAAGCGGACTTCCAGCAAATCCAGCAAAAATCCATCCTGACTCAGTCTGCGAAACTGGCGGAAAACCAGCCGGAACAGGCTTTGGCTGCTTTGGGTTCTTTCCATGCGGCTTCGGCAAGTGCTGAAGACCGCAAGGTTTACCTGAAGAACAAGATTCTTCTGAGTGAAAAACTGAACAAGATCACCGAAGCCCGCGTGGCGATCGAGGATCTTTTGCGTGAAAAGACTTTGACTGCAGAAGAGCGTGAATTCGCCCTGGGCCGCAAAGTCTGGTTCGCAGAACTGGAACTGGATTTTGCGACTGCTTTGAAGACGGCAGAACAAATGAATTTTGCCGGTCTGTCGGCGGATGACAAAGTCCTGAAGCTTGCGATGTATTCCGAGCTGGCGGATAAAGACCCGCAGCAGTACTATTCCCAGTATTTGAAACAGTCCAAGGATGACAGCAAAAAGCCTTTGATTGCGTCCCAACTGATTCGTTTGTCGAAAAATCCGGTGAAGGATCTTGAGACTTACAAATTGTACTTTAAAAGCAACAACGGCCTTTATGCCCGTGCTGCTTTGGAAGTTTACGGTCGCACCAAAGACCGCAAAGCTTTGGATCTGGCGTTGAAGGAAAAAGGCGCCTCCAAACAGGATGCCTTTGTGATGATCGAAAAGATTGTCTTCCTGGCGGATCTGAAGGCGTTGAGTGCCCCGTTGGCGGCACACACTGTTGACACCAAAAACCAGAACACCATTGCGCTTGGCCTGAAGGCGCGCGTGAAGCTGCTTGAAAAAGCCGAAGCTTTGGCGAACCGTGCGATCAACACGGGTGATTGGTCTTCTCAGTTGCTGGCTCTGGACATGGTGGCGAAAGAAAACACGCGCTTCTATAATGAAGCCCTGTCTTTGCCAATGCCTGCGGGTTTGACTCCGGAACAGGAAAACGAATACCTGACGATCCTGTCCCAGCAGGTGGCTCCGAATCAGAATACGGCGATGATGGCTGAAACCAAAGTCAAAGAGTTCTGGGCACAAAGCGGTTCCCTGGAATCTTACAAAGCGTTTGCGACTCAGAACTCTGAGTGGGCGCAGTACACTTCCCAGGAAGTGGAAGCCGTAGCGGCAATCGCGCCAGAGGCTCAAAAAGCCACCTGGACTGCGGCGGTAGCCCAGATCAAAGCGGAGGAATCCGCACAAACAAAACCAACTCTGGTCGAGCTTGAAAAAGCCCGCACCAACTTGAAGCAGAATCCATTCGTGGCCAGCGCCATCGAAGAGGCTCTGGTTCTTGAGAAAAAAGCCCAGCGCAAATCCATGGTGGAATACCTGGAAGGCCGTCTGGCGACTCTGGCTAAGAAAGACACCGAAGTGAAGGAGAAGCAGCAATGA
- a CDS encoding ExbD/TolR family protein, whose product MVTDGILKHSVLTGMIEGQSTISPRGAKMKRQIAADLLLTALIDAFSILVIFLLMNFSSTGDILMIGKGQELPKAHMADVLERNPVIKVEDGKIFIEDKLVNANTITAELLEIRKKYQELHPNTEFPGTATIQADRRVKYDFLNQIILGMNQAGYSDIKFAVVMK is encoded by the coding sequence GTGGTTACTGATGGAATTTTAAAACATTCAGTGCTGACCGGAATGATCGAGGGGCAATCCACGATCAGTCCGCGCGGCGCCAAAATGAAAAGGCAGATCGCTGCGGATCTATTGTTGACTGCACTGATTGATGCTTTCTCTATTCTTGTGATCTTCCTTCTGATGAATTTCTCCAGTACGGGCGACATTCTGATGATCGGCAAGGGGCAGGAACTTCCTAAAGCGCACATGGCTGACGTACTGGAAAGAAATCCGGTTATCAAAGTTGAAGACGGCAAAATCTTCATTGAGGACAAACTGGTGAATGCCAACACGATCACCGCCGAGCTGCTTGAAATCCGCAAAAAGTACCAGGAGCTGCATCCGAATACGGAGTTCCCGGGAACCGCGACCATCCAGGCGGATCGTCGTGTGAAGTACGACTTCCTGAACCAGATTATTCTGGGCATGAATCAAGCGGGCTACAGCGATATCAAGTTTGCCGTAGTTATGAAGTAA
- a CDS encoding ExbD/TolR family protein, giving the protein MKHSKKHLDFEVNLIPFIDLLSVSICFLLITAVWLNVGSMNVKQAVGGQAQEDTKKSPLVWVRMTATGDLDLEVQQSSLVPASLRKFRVAHEGKQVNWAGLEKALTNLKQVEPSLNTGLIQPTASTAYEEIIDVMDKLKKTGMTDLGVSPL; this is encoded by the coding sequence ATGAAACACTCCAAGAAGCATCTGGATTTTGAGGTCAACCTTATTCCGTTCATCGACTTGCTGTCGGTATCGATCTGTTTTCTTTTGATCACCGCTGTGTGGTTGAACGTCGGATCGATGAACGTGAAACAGGCGGTTGGCGGGCAGGCTCAGGAGGACACTAAGAAAAGTCCTCTGGTCTGGGTTCGCATGACGGCCACCGGAGATCTGGATCTGGAGGTGCAGCAAAGCTCTCTGGTGCCGGCATCTTTGCGCAAGTTTCGCGTTGCTCACGAGGGCAAACAAGTGAACTGGGCAGGGTTGGAAAAGGCTTTGACCAATCTGAAACAGGTCGAGCCATCTTTGAACACAGGACTGATTCAGCCGACAGCTTCCACCGCGTACGAGGAAATCATCGACGTGATGGACAAGCTTAAGAAAACCGGCATGACAGATCTTGGCGTTTCTCCATTATAG
- a CDS encoding MotA/TolQ/ExbB proton channel family protein has translation MEFLTKMAVAFEHGGFWMWPILLIQVASIAIMIERAYALFVRRKITQFDFAMGFEESIRRGEMDAVISKSQAAMATNPVARAIAAGATAARNLGGKEEIQGKMDEVLIQENAALDHRTGFLTMFGNVATLTGLLGTISGMIASFAAVAFANPAEKASLLSAGISEAMNATAYGLITAIPALVAYAILQNRANRLAEDLNQAGLKVYNWLSYSYEPMTSYNIKTSKSERAAELDA, from the coding sequence ATGGAGTTTCTGACAAAAATGGCAGTAGCATTCGAACACGGTGGTTTCTGGATGTGGCCAATCTTGCTTATTCAAGTCGCGTCTATCGCAATCATGATCGAAAGAGCTTACGCTTTGTTCGTTCGTCGTAAAATCACTCAATTTGACTTTGCAATGGGCTTTGAAGAGTCCATCCGTCGCGGTGAAATGGATGCCGTGATTTCCAAATCCCAAGCGGCTATGGCAACAAATCCAGTGGCTCGCGCGATTGCAGCAGGTGCAACTGCGGCTCGCAACCTGGGTGGCAAAGAAGAAATCCAGGGTAAAATGGATGAAGTTCTTATTCAGGAAAACGCAGCTTTGGATCACCGCACAGGCTTCCTGACAATGTTCGGTAACGTGGCGACCCTGACGGGTTTGTTGGGTACGATCTCTGGTATGATCGCATCTTTCGCAGCCGTGGCGTTTGCCAATCCTGCTGAAAAAGCATCTTTGCTTTCTGCGGGTATCTCTGAGGCGATGAATGCGACTGCTTACGGTCTGATCACTGCGATTCCGGCTCTGGTTGCTTACGCAATCCTTCAGAACCGTGCAAATCGTCTGGCAGAAGACCTGAATCAGGCGGGGCTAAAAGTTTACAATTGGCTGAGCTACTCTTACGAGCCAATGACTTCCTACAACATCAAAACTTCCAAATCCGAGCGCGCTGCTGAGCTGGATGCTTAG
- a CDS encoding chloride channel protein: MYSNELKQRRRILLICVLSCLVAIASVLVAKLLLLGIALFTNLFYFQTFSVAESNPADNTLGAWAVVVPVIGGLIVGAMARFGSASIRGHGIPEAMENILQKESRIPRRITFLKPLSSAIAIGSGGPFGAEGPIIATGGALGSWLGQIVPVSAYERKIILASGAAAGMTAIFGTPLSAVLLAIELLLFEYRPKSFVPVALATAVAATLRSAFMHTEAFFTMPPIQAPDMTGLLTYLAFGAVMGLLAVVVTKSIYWVEDHFEKIPVHWMWWPALGGLAVGIIGLIEPRSLGVGYGNISLSLAGSLTVGAAASIFVWKFLAWAIALGSGTSGGTLAPLLTLGAAFGFIIGTLLARFAPELHTDVNTMALIGMAALFAGSSRALLASVLFALEGTKQPVGLVPLLGCCCIAYLISTVIMKNSIMTEKIARRGLKVPHEYYGGSHS, encoded by the coding sequence GTGTATTCAAATGAGTTGAAGCAACGTCGTCGTATTCTGTTAATCTGTGTTTTGAGCTGTCTGGTGGCTATCGCCAGTGTTCTGGTGGCAAAGCTGCTGCTTTTGGGAATTGCCCTGTTCACAAACCTTTTCTATTTCCAAACATTCTCTGTGGCAGAAAGCAATCCCGCAGACAACACCCTTGGAGCCTGGGCTGTCGTGGTGCCGGTCATCGGTGGTTTGATTGTCGGAGCCATGGCAAGATTTGGATCTGCCAGCATCCGCGGTCATGGCATTCCTGAAGCCATGGAAAACATCCTGCAAAAAGAAAGTCGCATCCCCCGTCGCATCACATTCCTAAAGCCCTTGTCATCAGCCATCGCCATTGGCTCCGGCGGCCCTTTCGGCGCTGAAGGCCCGATCATCGCCACCGGCGGCGCCCTGGGATCCTGGCTGGGACAGATTGTGCCGGTCAGCGCTTACGAACGAAAAATCATACTGGCCTCCGGCGCGGCGGCAGGGATGACTGCGATCTTTGGCACACCGTTGTCGGCAGTCTTGCTGGCAATCGAACTGCTCCTTTTTGAATACCGTCCCAAATCTTTTGTTCCCGTGGCGCTGGCGACCGCGGTGGCGGCGACTTTGCGTTCAGCCTTTATGCACACGGAAGCTTTCTTCACCATGCCACCTATTCAGGCCCCGGACATGACCGGGCTGCTGACATATCTGGCGTTTGGCGCGGTCATGGGATTGCTGGCGGTCGTTGTCACGAAGTCCATTTACTGGGTGGAAGACCACTTTGAAAAAATCCCGGTTCACTGGATGTGGTGGCCCGCACTGGGCGGACTGGCGGTGGGCATTATCGGCCTGATTGAGCCACGCTCTTTGGGTGTGGGCTATGGCAATATCTCGCTGAGTCTTGCTGGCAGTCTTACTGTTGGCGCCGCCGCAAGTATCTTTGTATGGAAGTTCCTTGCCTGGGCCATTGCACTGGGAAGCGGAACATCCGGCGGGACCCTGGCGCCACTGCTGACTTTGGGCGCCGCTTTCGGATTTATCATTGGAACGCTGCTGGCTCGATTCGCTCCCGAACTGCACACGGATGTAAACACCATGGCCCTGATTGGAATGGCCGCCCTGTTTGCCGGATCTTCACGTGCACTCTTGGCATCCGTCCTGTTCGCCCTGGAAGGAACCAAACAACCCGTGGGTCTGGTTCCGTTGCTGGGGTGCTGTTGTATTGCTTATTTGATTTCCACCGTGATTATGAAAAACTCTATCATGACTGAAAAAATCGCACGCCGGGGCCTTAAGGTTCCCCATGAATACTACGGAGGATCCCACTCATGA